From one Candidatus Margulisiibacteriota bacterium genomic stretch:
- a CDS encoding NAD(+)/NADH kinase — translation MKRNKVALFVSPENQKKFAPEIRKISGILGKAGLDMVFYKEDEEKVLKGCKVLLTLGGVGTILRGSLVAARNNLFVLGISKGYLGFLSEIALEQLGEALKKFFSGEFSTDKRNFLKIKMEKQTSYALNELALKSSHIKMMELEVYLNDMYLTNYKADGLIVSTPTGSTAYNLSAGGPIIFPDTEVITITPICSHALTVRSLVVSAGDVITIRPKGPDIYAMIDGRETCNVKEEKIQVSFSKREVRFVRFSRQSFIDGLRNKLNWSGKI, via the coding sequence ATGAAACGCAATAAAGTAGCCTTATTTGTTTCTCCTGAAAATCAGAAAAAATTCGCGCCTGAAATCAGGAAAATTAGCGGCATTCTGGGTAAAGCCGGTCTGGATATGGTTTTTTATAAAGAAGACGAGGAAAAAGTTCTGAAAGGTTGCAAGGTATTGCTGACCCTGGGAGGCGTCGGCACAATTTTGCGAGGATCGCTGGTCGCGGCCAGAAATAATTTGTTTGTTCTGGGCATCAGCAAAGGCTATCTGGGATTTCTCTCGGAAATAGCTCTGGAGCAGCTGGGCGAGGCGCTGAAGAAATTTTTTAGCGGAGAATTTTCCACTGATAAACGCAACTTTTTAAAAATAAAAATGGAAAAACAAACCTCTTACGCTTTAAATGAACTGGCCCTGAAAAGCAGCCATATCAAGATGATGGAACTGGAAGTATATTTGAATGATATGTACCTGACCAATTATAAAGCCGACGGGTTGATTGTTTCTACACCCACGGGTTCCACGGCCTATAATCTGTCCGCGGGCGGGCCGATAATTTTTCCGGACACGGAAGTGATTACCATTACTCCTATATGTTCGCACGCGCTCACAGTCAGGTCGCTGGTAGTATCTGCCGGGGACGTGATCACCATCAGGCCCAAAGGCCCGGACATTTACGCCATGATTGACGGTCGGGAAACCTGCAATGTGAAAGAGGAAAAAATCCAGGTAAGTTTTTCCAAAAGAGAAGTAAGGTTTGTGCGTTTCAGCCGTCAGAGTTTTATAGACGGTCTTAGGAACAAACTGAACTGGAGCGGCAAGATTTAA
- a CDS encoding ankyrin repeat domain-containing protein — protein MLKNKIITCNPRIFVPPFLKKQLDSLGKGQNIFDSNTREEIINDLLFIKSTCPENWPGYVRLIIAAIGQNKEWDRESPGNKYALKSILVCLLNLRSDNLNNVADRLKRDFNRLNFEPETVPIIYEAHLVRELIEAVKQKDLSEVRKLMRQGADINCGIIKFYTALGWAIVDGSELIAREFISNKNLDVNAFVRGHQTALTVAITHHRPGIINMLLEHPDIDVNSEEPDGSTALAWACFKEEKNLVRRLLEFDELKINVKMAKNATLLVWAAGFEDTADIATKVLKLNRIDVNAADEDGQTAIIKSTYMGNTEVARAILNAPGIDLSIRDNSGYTAMDYAASKPDIKRMLENYAKK, from the coding sequence ATGCTAAAAAACAAAATAATCACCTGTAATCCGAGAATATTTGTTCCGCCGTTCCTTAAAAAGCAACTGGACAGCCTGGGAAAAGGCCAGAATATATTCGACAGCAACACCAGAGAAGAGATCATCAATGACCTGCTGTTTATTAAATCGACCTGTCCGGAAAACTGGCCCGGCTACGTGCGGCTTATCATTGCGGCGATCGGACAAAACAAAGAATGGGACAGAGAAAGCCCGGGCAACAAGTACGCCCTGAAATCCATACTGGTCTGTCTGCTTAACCTGCGCTCCGATAATCTGAACAATGTAGCCGACAGGTTGAAACGGGACTTCAACAGACTGAACTTTGAGCCGGAAACAGTGCCGATAATATACGAAGCACATCTTGTAAGAGAATTAATCGAAGCGGTTAAGCAAAAAGACCTGAGCGAAGTCCGGAAATTGATGCGACAGGGAGCTGATATAAACTGCGGCATAATAAAATTCTATACAGCGCTGGGCTGGGCTATTGTTGACGGATCGGAACTGATCGCCCGCGAGTTCATCAGCAACAAAAATCTTGATGTCAATGCCTTTGTTCGCGGACATCAGACCGCTTTGACCGTAGCCATAACACATCATCGCCCCGGCATTATAAATATGCTGCTGGAACATCCTGATATAGACGTGAACAGCGAAGAACCGGACGGTTCCACTGCTCTGGCCTGGGCCTGCTTTAAGGAAGAAAAGAACCTGGTCAGAAGACTGCTGGAGTTTGATGAACTGAAAATAAATGTAAAGATGGCAAAGAACGCTACCCTGCTGGTCTGGGCCGCGGGGTTTGAAGATACGGCAGATATAGCAACCAAAGTTCTTAAGCTTAACAGGATAGATGTAAACGCAGCGGATGAAGACGGACAAACCGCTATAATCAAATCCACCTATATGGGCAATACCGAGGTTGCCAGGGCCATTCTGAATGCTCCTGGAATAGATCTAAGCATTCGCGACAACAGCGGTTATACGGCCATGGATTACGCGGCCTCGAAACCTGATATAAAGAGGATGCTGGAGAATTATGCAAAAAAATAA
- a CDS encoding ankyrin repeat domain-containing protein — translation MQKNKIIGCIAAIKPSEFLLGKFELLKTGRNIFAARDTWETLNELLRLKAGQGGLRKLFGSIKIKNPDLSLEFLTPDKKPDIDTTSEQTKTISKAKVSIYSCLTNLNEKNIDIVATVLSRDFHILGFEKHRSPARKDYLSFDLFKIVNNYNPDISGTHLWDIISQGADVNTRNENLRTPLFNAVACSAGTEALRILISVDDINVNTRDAFGNTALIMAVIMNKTEYVAELLRAPDIDISIENKDGKTALDIAREKDQHSIINLLTGFKPNKAGTTEPMVMPETTTVKERDIERNSELLETIMSYDYVSGGELKLKNLIARKTGLNYRNQLNRTPLIISVMENKVPVVKMLLRNDALDLNVQDYFGNTALHMAVAMNKPDIVRMLLSEPGLDLSLKNNSGKTALDIATEKNKNIMQEIIKYGQSAAS, via the coding sequence ATGCAAAAAAATAAGATCATCGGCTGTATAGCCGCTATAAAACCATCGGAGTTCCTGCTGGGAAAATTTGAACTTTTAAAAACCGGCAGGAATATTTTTGCCGCCAGGGACACCTGGGAAACCCTTAACGAACTGCTGAGACTTAAAGCCGGACAGGGAGGGCTGCGGAAATTGTTCGGCTCTATTAAAATTAAGAATCCCGATTTATCCCTGGAATTTTTGACTCCGGATAAAAAGCCGGATATAGACACAACTTCGGAACAAACAAAAACAATCAGCAAAGCTAAAGTATCTATCTACAGTTGTCTGACCAATCTTAACGAAAAAAATATAGATATAGTAGCTACCGTACTAAGCCGGGATTTCCATATACTGGGATTTGAAAAACACAGAAGTCCCGCACGTAAGGATTATTTAAGTTTTGACCTTTTTAAGATCGTAAATAATTACAATCCTGATATCTCCGGAACCCATTTATGGGATATTATCTCACAAGGGGCTGATGTAAACACACGGAACGAAAACTTACGCACCCCGTTATTTAACGCTGTTGCCTGCAGTGCCGGAACAGAAGCTTTAAGAATATTGATCTCGGTTGATGATATAAACGTGAATACACGGGACGCATTCGGCAACACAGCCCTGATAATGGCAGTAATAATGAATAAAACGGAATATGTGGCTGAACTTCTGAGGGCTCCCGACATTGATATTTCTATTGAAAACAAGGACGGAAAAACAGCACTGGATATAGCCAGGGAAAAAGATCAGCATTCCATCATCAATCTGCTGACCGGGTTTAAACCGAATAAAGCCGGGACTACGGAACCCATGGTTATGCCTGAAACAACAACGGTCAAGGAACGGGATATCGAAAGAAACAGTGAGCTTCTGGAGACAATAATGTCGTACGATTACGTAAGCGGGGGTGAATTGAAACTGAAAAATCTCATAGCCAGAAAAACCGGTTTGAATTACAGGAACCAATTGAATCGCACGCCTTTGATCATATCCGTTATGGAAAATAAAGTACCGGTTGTAAAAATGCTGCTGAGAAATGACGCTCTTGATCTGAATGTACAGGACTATTTCGGCAATACCGCGTTGCATATGGCCGTGGCTATGAATAAACCGGATATTGTCAGAATGTTATTATCCGAGCCCGGCCTGGACCTGAGCCTAAAAAACAATTCAGGAAAAACAGCGCTGGATATCGCGACTGAAAAAAACAAAAATATTATGCAAGAAATTATCAAATACGGGCAATCGGCTGCCAGTTAG
- a CDS encoding DUF3795 domain-containing protein, whose amino-acid sequence MNPKRYIGCCGAYCKTCKPFTAAVCGGCKIGFDTGRRDIGKAKCKIKLCCFKEHSFDTCADCSELGSCAIIGSWFAGNGYKYKKYKQAIEYIKKHGYPEFIKLADKWKNASGKYE is encoded by the coding sequence ATGAACCCCAAAAGATATATCGGCTGTTGCGGTGCGTATTGCAAGACTTGCAAGCCATTTACAGCGGCGGTTTGCGGGGGCTGCAAGATAGGCTTCGACACAGGCCGTAGAGATATCGGCAAGGCTAAATGCAAGATCAAATTGTGCTGTTTTAAAGAGCACAGCTTTGACACTTGCGCCGATTGTTCCGAATTAGGGTCTTGCGCGATTATCGGAAGTTGGTTCGCCGGAAATGGGTATAAGTACAAAAAGTACAAACAAGCCATTGAGTACATAAAAAAACATGGATATCCCGAATTTATCAAGCTGGCCGATAAATGGAAAAACGCCTCTGGCAAGTATGAATAA
- a CDS encoding DUF1801 domain-containing protein — protein sequence MKDKKVDEYINKQKSPQKEICHKLREIIFKTFPDTKEEMKWGVPAYADGNYYFVALKDHVNLGFSIKGLSKDKIALFQGSGKTMRIIEVKSEKEINEKQIVKFLKMIR from the coding sequence ATGAAAGATAAAAAGGTTGATGAATACATTAACAAGCAAAAATCCCCTCAAAAAGAGATCTGTCATAAATTGCGGGAGATCATTTTCAAAACATTTCCGGATACTAAGGAAGAGATGAAGTGGGGTGTTCCTGCTTATGCTGACGGCAATTATTATTTTGTAGCCCTGAAAGATCATGTTAATTTAGGTTTTTCAATTAAAGGTCTGTCAAAGGACAAGATCGCTTTGTTTCAGGGAAGCGGAAAAACCATGAGGATCATAGAAGTAAAGTCAGAAAAAGAAATCAACGAAAAACAAATTGTCAAATTTTTAAAAATGATCCGGTAG
- a CDS encoding HNH endonuclease: MAGNVNKDWSKEELAAAIDAYLFMLNKESSKAPFNKAEIRRNLQSGILKNRTESSIEFRMQNISAVMEALCLPRISGYLPAKNIGSNVFNKIKKILEDRKYIDPTKYEPTEDNDDYNTRASFLIKNIHPGKPVGVQYPEKVAQNTTVFKRDPLIKAWILNNADGICEKCKKNGPFIKDDNTSYLEVHHIKSLSDGGSDTIENTVALCPNCHRELHFSINKISLLKDLIKNIRRLKIP; the protein is encoded by the coding sequence ATGGCAGGAAATGTCAATAAAGATTGGTCGAAAGAAGAGCTAGCAGCAGCAATAGATGCATATCTTTTTATGCTTAATAAGGAATCATCGAAAGCCCCTTTTAACAAAGCTGAGATCAGAAGAAATTTACAAAGTGGGATACTTAAAAATAGGACTGAGAGTTCTATTGAATTTAGGATGCAAAATATTTCTGCCGTAATGGAAGCATTATGCCTGCCAAGAATCAGCGGTTATCTGCCGGCAAAAAATATCGGTTCCAACGTATTTAATAAAATTAAAAAAATACTTGAAGATAGAAAGTATATTGATCCGACAAAATACGAGCCGACAGAGGATAATGATGATTACAATACTCGTGCATCCTTTCTGATAAAAAATATTCATCCGGGCAAACCGGTAGGTGTCCAATATCCTGAAAAGGTAGCTCAAAATACAACCGTTTTTAAAAGGGACCCCTTAATAAAGGCGTGGATTTTAAATAATGCCGATGGAATTTGTGAGAAATGCAAAAAAAATGGCCCTTTTATTAAAGATGATAATACTAGTTACCTTGAAGTTCATCATATTAAATCGTTATCGGATGGTGGCAGTGATACTATTGAGAATACGGTAGCTTTGTGTCCTAATTGTCATAGGGAATTGCATTTTTCTATAAACAAAATATCGCTTTTAAAAGATTTGATAAAGAACATCAGAAGACTTAAAATACCTTAG
- the vsr gene encoding DNA mismatch endonuclease Vsr, whose amino-acid sequence MSDKFSKIKRSEIMSHITGKNTKPELVVRKYLFSYGYRYRLNDKSLPGSPDIVLRKYKTAIFIHGCFWHGHFECKKSALPETRKDFWFKKINSNIERDKSNIIKLTQLGWNPIVVWQCEIRNKKLIEERLSALLKQIKGVSK is encoded by the coding sequence GTGTCCGATAAATTTTCCAAAATAAAGCGTAGTGAGATAATGTCGCACATTACCGGTAAAAATACAAAACCGGAACTTGTTGTTCGAAAATACCTTTTTTCATATGGTTATAGATATCGGTTGAACGATAAATCTTTACCTGGTAGTCCTGATATAGTACTTCGTAAATACAAAACTGCTATTTTTATTCACGGTTGCTTTTGGCATGGGCATTTTGAGTGCAAAAAATCAGCATTACCTGAAACAAGAAAAGATTTCTGGTTCAAAAAAATCAATTCGAATATAGAACGAGATAAATCGAATATAATTAAACTAACCCAGTTGGGTTGGAATCCGATAGTTGTCTGGCAATGCGAGATTAGAAATAAAAAATTAATTGAAGAACGGTTAAGTGCCTTACTTAAACAAATAAAAGGTGTTAGTAAATAG
- a CDS encoding DNA cytosine methyltransferase: MSENLNLNAIDLFSGCGGLSVGMHKAGFNVIAAIEIAPAAVETYKLNHKKTNIFQEDIRSFNSQKMVDLLKGQPLHLLAGCPPCQGFSSVRRLNRKTPASDDRNNLVKEYFRLIDELKPLTIMMENVPALKDYGLFQKIVKRLKKDYKIDLDVVDIKDYGIAQRRKRLVMVGSRLGVIDIAKRKYPKMTVRKVIEKLESVHSSNDPAHKITTMHTDKILEMIKLIPLDGGSRKDLPKKYILDCHKKKNIGFNDIYGRLRWDDYSTTITGGCLNPSKGRFLHPEEHRAITIREAALIQSFPRRYKFPVDKISKTNLALQIGNALPPKFSKIQCSNIKKHIEYHLKNDQSVR, encoded by the coding sequence ATGAGTGAAAATTTAAATCTTAATGCAATAGACTTATTCTCCGGTTGTGGCGGTTTATCTGTTGGAATGCACAAAGCAGGATTTAATGTTATCGCTGCTATTGAGATAGCCCCGGCTGCGGTAGAAACATACAAGTTAAATCACAAAAAAACTAATATTTTTCAAGAAGATATCAGATCATTTAATTCTCAAAAAATGGTTGATTTACTTAAAGGACAACCGTTACATTTGTTAGCCGGATGCCCACCATGTCAGGGTTTTTCTTCGGTTAGAAGATTAAATAGAAAAACACCGGCTTCCGACGATAGGAATAATCTCGTTAAAGAATATTTTCGGTTGATCGATGAATTAAAGCCGCTTACCATAATGATGGAAAACGTTCCGGCATTAAAGGATTACGGTTTATTTCAAAAAATTGTAAAAAGATTAAAAAAAGATTATAAAATTGATTTAGATGTTGTCGATATTAAAGATTATGGCATTGCTCAAAGAAGAAAACGTTTGGTGATGGTTGGCTCAAGGCTTGGTGTTATTGATATCGCAAAGAGAAAGTATCCCAAGATGACGGTAAGGAAAGTTATCGAAAAATTGGAATCGGTTCATAGCAGCAATGATCCGGCACATAAAATAACGACAATGCACACTGATAAAATATTAGAAATGATAAAATTAATTCCTCTCGATGGCGGTAGCAGGAAAGACCTCCCTAAAAAATATATATTGGATTGCCATAAGAAGAAGAATATAGGATTTAATGATATATACGGTCGTTTAAGATGGGATGATTATTCTACAACTATAACCGGCGGTTGTTTAAACCCTTCTAAGGGAAGATTTCTTCATCCTGAAGAACATAGAGCGATTACTATACGAGAAGCTGCCTTAATTCAGTCATTCCCAAGACGTTATAAGTTCCCGGTTGATAAAATATCGAAAACAAATCTTGCGCTACAAATAGGAAACGCGCTACCACCTAAGTTCAGCAAAATACAGTGTTCGAATATCAAGAAACATATAGAATATCATCTAAAAAACGATCAAAGTGTCCGATAA
- a CDS encoding ATP-binding protein: MAANTVNQKLTIKFHGRILEHLGIQMYQSPTSAISEMIANSWDADSEIVEITLPQSLTQKSVITVQDDGAGMTFQECQDFFLLVGRNRVKALSNEKSPKKERPLLGRKGIGKFAGFGIAEIIEVETISKESGERTIFTLNINELMAEDEYISTEGKEIELILFEAPDDQRKNNHGTKITLKSLKLGRSIPVEQFMNGLARRFLLSQIYDDFKIKVNNQEIPESFSDTLEFCFPKEYKEEEKPEKLLEVDEDGWGLEEMDNGQALFWRIGFYEETIKEEELRGITIFTKGKLSQRPFLFNLTGGLSGQHAIEYMTGQVQLDYVAHGDLDLIATERQRINWEDPNAKIVEIWGQTRIKSLLKIWQKRRTEKREKHIKEKLAEYDGRLSKFMPHERKTVEKALTKLAGISAISVNQLNELSGSVITAWETGRLRELIHSISEADDINSDMFIGLLLESDVLTALNMAEAIKTKISAIIELKKLIQGRELENKLRDYLYEKPWIISPEWEKFEKEKSIENIVKKAGETNFNPENLYSGRVDLVLSSGTQLLIIEFMRPGLEIDRDHINRFNDYVLDIKTALKANSGLRFNSVNGYLIADNTKISPANIEKIDELERKGLYALSWDLLLRRSIKQWEIYLDILKRRNPTDDRIKNL, from the coding sequence ATGGCAGCAAATACTGTAAATCAAAAATTAACTATTAAATTCCACGGCAGAATCCTAGAACATCTTGGGATACAAATGTATCAATCACCAACAAGTGCTATTTCAGAAATGATTGCAAATTCATGGGATGCTGATTCTGAGATTGTTGAAATCACCTTGCCTCAGTCGTTGACTCAAAAATCTGTGATTACTGTTCAAGATGATGGTGCGGGAATGACTTTCCAGGAATGCCAAGATTTCTTTTTGTTAGTTGGCAGAAATAGGGTTAAAGCTCTTTCTAATGAAAAAAGTCCTAAAAAAGAAAGACCGCTTTTGGGACGAAAGGGTATCGGTAAATTTGCAGGATTTGGTATTGCAGAAATAATAGAAGTTGAAACTATTAGTAAAGAATCCGGCGAGCGCACAATTTTTACATTAAACATAAATGAACTTATGGCCGAAGATGAGTATATAAGCACTGAAGGTAAGGAGATAGAATTAATACTTTTTGAAGCTCCAGATGATCAAAGAAAAAACAACCACGGCACAAAAATTACTTTGAAAAGCCTAAAGTTGGGACGCAGTATTCCGGTGGAACAATTTATGAATGGATTGGCAAGGAGATTTTTGTTAAGTCAGATATATGATGATTTCAAAATTAAGGTCAATAATCAAGAAATTCCTGAAAGTTTTTCAGATACACTGGAATTTTGTTTCCCAAAAGAATATAAAGAAGAAGAAAAACCAGAAAAATTGCTTGAAGTTGACGAGGATGGTTGGGGGCTTGAAGAAATGGACAATGGCCAAGCTCTATTTTGGAGAATTGGGTTTTATGAAGAAACAATAAAAGAAGAAGAGCTACGGGGAATAACTATTTTTACAAAAGGAAAACTTTCCCAGCGACCATTTCTTTTTAATCTTACTGGCGGTTTAAGTGGGCAACATGCCATAGAATATATGACAGGACAAGTTCAATTAGATTATGTTGCGCATGGTGATCTTGATCTTATTGCAACTGAAAGACAGCGAATAAACTGGGAGGATCCAAATGCAAAAATAGTTGAAATATGGGGCCAAACAAGGATAAAGTCTCTTTTAAAAATTTGGCAAAAAAGACGCACTGAAAAAAGGGAAAAACACATAAAAGAAAAGCTTGCGGAGTATGACGGGAGGCTATCAAAATTTATGCCTCATGAAAGAAAGACTGTTGAAAAAGCACTCACTAAATTAGCTGGAATATCTGCTATTTCCGTAAACCAACTCAACGAGCTGTCAGGTTCTGTAATTACGGCTTGGGAAACTGGGCGATTAAGGGAACTAATTCATTCGATTTCAGAAGCAGACGATATTAATTCGGATATGTTTATCGGTTTACTGTTAGAATCTGATGTTCTAACAGCGCTTAATATGGCAGAGGCTATCAAAACTAAAATTAGCGCTATCATAGAACTAAAAAAATTGATACAAGGCAGGGAACTTGAGAATAAACTGAGAGATTATTTATATGAAAAGCCTTGGATAATTAGCCCTGAATGGGAGAAATTTGAAAAAGAAAAAAGCATCGAAAATATTGTCAAAAAAGCAGGAGAAACTAATTTTAACCCAGAAAATTTGTACAGTGGTCGTGTTGACCTTGTATTATCCAGTGGCACTCAACTTCTAATTATTGAATTTATGAGACCTGGTCTTGAAATAGATAGAGACCATATAAACAGATTTAATGATTATGTATTGGATATTAAAACCGCATTAAAAGCAAATAGTGGCTTGCGATTTAATTCAGTAAATGGATATCTCATAGCTGATAATACAAAAATATCCCCAGCAAATATTGAAAAAATAGATGAACTGGAAAGGAAAGGATTGTATGCGCTTAGTTGGGATTTATTATTAAGAAGATCAATCAAACAATGGGAGATATATTTAGACATATTAAAAAGACGGAATCCAACCGATGATAGAATAAAAAATCTATGA
- a CDS encoding CopG family transcriptional regulator: MMKTKKQTKIIAADLDKKFDEGKESVLRHFDTESIKVNKPLKRINIDIPMNMIKEIDVQARKIGVARTALIKMWLSQHIRT; the protein is encoded by the coding sequence ATGATGAAAACTAAAAAACAAACAAAAATTATCGCCGCTGATTTAGATAAAAAGTTTGATGAGGGCAAGGAGTCTGTTTTGCGGCACTTTGATACTGAGAGTATAAAAGTCAACAAACCCTTGAAGCGTATAAATATTGATATTCCCATGAATATGATAAAAGAAATAGATGTGCAGGCAAGGAAAATAGGTGTGGCCAGGACAGCTCTTATCAAAATGTGGCTGTCGCAGCATATAAGAACTTAA
- a CDS encoding BrnT family toxin has translation MKFEYDKNKSLINKDKHGIDFEEAKKLWHADNIILNAKYLDEPRQLIIGRINEKYYTCIFTFRNNKIRIISCRISRKEERRIYDEN, from the coding sequence ATGAAATTTGAGTATGATAAGAATAAATCGCTAATAAATAAAGATAAACATGGAATTGACTTTGAAGAAGCAAAAAAATTATGGCATGCAGATAATATCATACTTAATGCTAAGTATCTTGATGAACCGAGGCAGTTAATAATTGGTAGAATTAATGAAAAATATTATACCTGCATCTTTACTTTTAGAAATAATAAAATAAGAATAATATCTTGCAGGATAAGTCGAAAAGAAGAAAGGAGAATATATGATGAAAACTAA